In Tursiops truncatus isolate mTurTru1 chromosome 19, mTurTru1.mat.Y, whole genome shotgun sequence, a genomic segment contains:
- the LOC117309079 gene encoding metallothionein-1E-like, which yields MDPKCSCPTGGSCGCAGSCTCKACRCTSCKKSCCSCCPVGCAKCAQGCVCKGASDKCSCCA from the exons ATGGACCCCAAGTGCTCCTGCCCCACTG GCGGCTCCTGCGGCTGCGCTGGCTCCTGCACCTGCAAAGCCTGCAGATGCACCTCCTGCAAGAAGA gctgctgctcctgctgccccGTGGGCTGCGCCAAGTGTGCCCAGGGCTGCGTCTGCAAAGGGGCCTCGGACAAGTGCAGCTGCTGTGCCTGA